A single region of the Streptomyces caelestis genome encodes:
- a CDS encoding AraC family transcriptional regulator: MDALAGLLEGPRARGAFMTRACFDPPWAVRVEDRAPLTVMLVARGEAWVLPDRGERTRLRAGDLAIARGPDPYTCADDPGTAPQALILPGQECHYPDGRPLNGSMDLGVRTWGDRLDGATVMLIGTYPMQGEISGRLLDALPPLLALTSDVWDCPLTPYISEEIVRDEPGQEVVLDRLLDLLVIAALRAWFARPEAEAPAWYRALADPVVGGVLRLLQDDPAHPWTIAALAAKAGVSRAALARRFTALVGEPPMTYLTGWRLALAADRLRDSEDTLDAVARRVGYGSAFALSTAFKRVYGVSPAEYRGRLA; the protein is encoded by the coding sequence ATGGACGCACTCGCCGGGTTGCTGGAGGGCCCCCGCGCGCGGGGCGCGTTCATGACCAGGGCGTGCTTCGACCCGCCGTGGGCGGTGCGCGTGGAGGACCGGGCGCCGCTCACCGTGATGCTCGTCGCGCGCGGCGAGGCCTGGGTCCTGCCCGACCGGGGCGAGCGGACACGGCTGCGGGCCGGGGACCTCGCCATCGCCCGCGGCCCGGACCCGTACACCTGCGCAGACGACCCCGGTACGGCACCGCAGGCGCTGATCCTGCCGGGTCAGGAGTGCCATTATCCGGACGGACGTCCCCTCAACGGCTCCATGGACCTGGGCGTGCGCACCTGGGGTGACCGGCTCGACGGTGCCACGGTGATGCTGATCGGCACGTACCCGATGCAGGGCGAGATCAGCGGCCGGCTGCTGGACGCGCTGCCGCCGCTGCTCGCCCTCACATCCGACGTGTGGGACTGCCCGCTCACGCCGTACATCTCCGAGGAGATCGTCCGGGACGAGCCGGGCCAGGAGGTCGTCCTGGACCGTCTGCTGGATCTGCTGGTCATCGCCGCGCTGCGCGCGTGGTTCGCCCGCCCCGAGGCGGAGGCGCCCGCCTGGTACCGGGCCCTCGCCGACCCGGTCGTCGGCGGCGTCCTGCGCCTGCTCCAGGACGACCCCGCCCACCCGTGGACCATCGCCGCGCTCGCCGCCAAGGCCGGGGTGTCCCGCGCCGCGCTCGCCCGCCGCTTCACCGCGCTGGTCGGCGAGCCCCCGATGACGTACCTCACCGGCTGGCGCCTCGCTCTCGCGGCCGACCGCCTGCGCGACTCCGAGGACACGCTCGACGCCGTGGCCCGCCGGGTGGGGTACGGCAGCGCGTTCGCCTTGTCGACGGCGTTCAAGCGGGTGTACGGGGTGAGTCCGGCGGAGTACCGGGGGCGGTTGGCGTAG
- a CDS encoding NmrA family transcriptional regulator gives MTNTTRNTQGMTVVVTGASGRTGSRVARAAEAAGLTVRAASRATGFDWWDRSTWADTLRGADAAYLVYPSDVGAPGAAEAVGDLAREAVGLGVRRLVLLSGRGEEQALPTEEALHACGADWTVVRAAWFAQNFSEGPLVAELRERGELVFPADAVREPFLDVRDIADVVVTALTAGDRYVGRTLTLSGPRLLTFGEAVAEIAEATGRPLTYRAVSTRDYGEALLGFGVPPQEVTALTEIFDTLLDGRNAHLSDGVREVLGRAPRDFTDFVQEETAAGTWKV, from the coding sequence ATGACGAACACGACACGGAACACGCAGGGCATGACGGTTGTGGTGACGGGTGCCTCGGGCCGTACGGGGAGCCGGGTGGCACGGGCGGCGGAGGCCGCCGGGCTCACGGTACGGGCGGCGTCGCGGGCGACCGGTTTCGACTGGTGGGACCGCTCGACCTGGGCGGACACCTTGCGCGGCGCCGACGCGGCCTACCTCGTCTACCCCTCGGACGTCGGCGCGCCGGGCGCCGCCGAGGCGGTGGGGGACCTCGCGCGGGAGGCGGTCGGGCTCGGGGTGCGGCGGCTGGTGCTGCTGTCCGGACGCGGCGAGGAGCAGGCTCTGCCCACCGAGGAGGCGCTGCACGCCTGTGGGGCGGACTGGACGGTCGTACGGGCCGCGTGGTTCGCGCAGAACTTCAGCGAGGGGCCGCTGGTGGCGGAGTTGCGGGAGCGGGGGGAGCTGGTGTTCCCGGCCGACGCGGTGCGGGAGCCGTTCCTCGACGTGCGGGACATCGCGGACGTGGTGGTGACCGCACTGACGGCAGGCGACCGGTACGTGGGCCGGACACTCACCCTCTCCGGGCCGCGCCTGCTGACCTTCGGCGAGGCGGTCGCGGAGATCGCCGAAGCGACGGGCCGCCCGCTCACCTACCGGGCCGTGTCGACACGGGACTACGGCGAGGCCCTGCTCGGCTTCGGTGTACCGCCGCAGGAGGTCACGGCCCTGACCGAAATCTTCGACACCCTCCTCGACGGCCGCAACGCACACCTCTCGGACGGCGTACGGGAGGTCTTGGGCCGCGCTCCCCGGGACTTCACGGACTTCGTACAGGAGGAGACGGCGGCCGGGACCTGGAAGGTGTGA
- a CDS encoding YihY/virulence factor BrkB family protein: MQPASETPDTPSGRLHRARALYRNVSKRRTAWLLLKDTVNSCIEYRILGLAAEAAFFTLLSVPPLLLSMIGLLGYVDAWTGADTIESLQNNILEAARTVLSDRGVRQIAEPILHDVTKGGRPDIISIGFLFALWSGSRAVNVFIDTITVMYGLDGVRGIVKTRLLAFLLFIVALLIGSVALPLMVAGPDAVVRIVPWSTTVVQVLYWPVVILLSIAFLTTLYHVSVPVRSPWIEDVPGALVALGMWVLGSFLLRIYLTSTVEGPTIYGSLAAPVAVLLWIGVAAFAVLVGAAVNAAIDRVWPAAATAAAREANERLRQAQVAEYVARAAAAGESDPDMPSEFPERWSRFLPPEDVTARLRTHVKSTHAKSTGNAGQANGETPPPSEK; encoded by the coding sequence GTGCAGCCAGCAAGTGAAACCCCCGACACACCCTCCGGGCGCCTCCACCGGGCGCGTGCTCTCTACCGGAACGTCTCCAAGCGCAGGACCGCCTGGCTGTTGCTCAAGGACACCGTCAACTCGTGCATCGAGTACCGCATCCTGGGGCTGGCGGCCGAGGCCGCGTTCTTCACGCTGCTGTCGGTGCCGCCGTTGCTGCTGAGCATGATCGGACTGCTCGGCTACGTCGACGCCTGGACCGGCGCGGACACCATCGAGAGCCTCCAGAACAACATCCTGGAGGCCGCGCGCACGGTGCTGTCCGACCGGGGCGTGCGGCAGATCGCCGAGCCGATCCTGCACGACGTGACGAAGGGCGGCCGGCCCGACATCATCTCCATCGGCTTCCTGTTCGCCCTGTGGTCCGGCTCCCGCGCCGTGAACGTCTTCATCGACACCATCACCGTCATGTACGGCCTGGACGGCGTCCGGGGCATCGTCAAGACCCGGCTCCTGGCCTTCCTGCTGTTCATCGTCGCCCTGCTGATCGGCTCGGTCGCGCTGCCGCTGATGGTGGCCGGGCCGGACGCGGTGGTGCGGATCGTCCCGTGGTCGACGACGGTCGTGCAGGTCCTCTATTGGCCGGTCGTCATACTCCTGTCCATCGCTTTCCTGACGACGCTCTATCACGTGTCCGTCCCCGTCCGCTCCCCGTGGATCGAGGACGTGCCCGGCGCGCTCGTCGCCCTCGGCATGTGGGTCCTCGGCAGCTTCCTGCTGCGGATCTACCTGACCAGCACGGTCGAGGGCCCGACGATCTACGGCTCCCTGGCCGCGCCCGTCGCCGTGCTGCTGTGGATCGGTGTGGCCGCGTTCGCCGTGCTCGTCGGGGCCGCGGTCAACGCCGCCATCGACCGGGTCTGGCCGGCCGCCGCGACGGCGGCGGCCCGCGAGGCCAACGAGCGGCTGCGGCAGGCGCAGGTCGCCGAGTACGTGGCCCGTGCCGCCGCCGCGGGCGAGTCCGACCCCGACATGCCCTCCGAGTTCCCGGAACGCTGGTCCCGCTTCCTGCCCCCGGAGGACGTCACGGCCCGGCTGCGCACGCACGTGAAGAGCACTCATGCGAAGAGCACCGGCAACGCCGGCCAGGCCAACGGAGAGACTCCGCCGCCGTCCGAGAAGTGA
- a CDS encoding putative leader peptide, producing the protein MPGTGIALVSRRHVDLGRMSSAICPAR; encoded by the coding sequence ATGCCTGGAACTGGGATCGCCTTGGTGAGTCGACGCCACGTCGACCTCGGCCGCATGTCCAGCGCCATCTGTCCGGCGCGCTGA
- a CDS encoding VOC family protein, with product MTARFDAIGLVVSDMAASVAFYRRLGFAFPEGAEKQPHAEAELPGGLRLMFDTEETVRSFLPGWQPPSDGGRTSLALRCDNPAEVDSLYEELVGTGCHGELKPWDAFWGQRYAVVLDPDGNGVDLFAPLAAAGE from the coding sequence ATGACTGCACGATTCGATGCCATCGGCCTGGTCGTCTCCGACATGGCCGCATCCGTCGCCTTCTACCGCCGGCTCGGGTTCGCCTTCCCGGAAGGCGCCGAGAAGCAGCCGCACGCCGAGGCCGAACTACCCGGCGGGCTGCGGCTGATGTTCGACACCGAGGAGACGGTCCGCTCCTTCCTGCCCGGGTGGCAGCCACCTTCGGACGGCGGCCGGACCTCGCTGGCCCTGCGCTGCGACAATCCGGCGGAAGTGGACTCGTTGTACGAGGAGCTGGTGGGCACCGGGTGCCACGGCGAGCTCAAGCCCTGGGACGCCTTCTGGGGGCAGCGGTACGCCGTCGTGCTCGACCCGGACGGCAACGGGGTGGACCTGTTCGCTCCGCTAGCCGCGGCGGGCGAGTAG
- a CDS encoding acyl-CoA dehydrogenase family protein — protein sequence MAGSTHSVNNQVPPLVGYDVFSADRALTAAVERHLDPGLRDEVLGELSALGRTSGSAQVQEWGAQANENPPRLRTHDRYGHRIDEVEFHPSWHRLLGKGVSAGLTAAWDRPAGHLRRAAAFLVWTQVEAGNGCPLSMTHAAVPALRTDPDLAAEWEPRLTSMVYDRELRPAHLKAGALFGMGMTEKQGGSDVRANTTSARPLAEDGTYELTGHKWFCSAPMSDGFLVLAQAPGGLTCFLVPRVLADGTRNVFLLQRLKDKLGNRSNASAEVEFDGTWARRVGEEGRGVRTIIEMVAATRLDCVLGSAGLMRQAVAQAVHHCDHREVFGGKLVDKPLMRNVLADLAIESEAATTLALRLAAACDDGGEQERALLRIAVPAAKYWVTKRCPPVAVEAAECLGGNGYVEESGLPRLVRESPLNSIWEGAGNVQALDVLRALQREPGAFDAYLREVGQARGADHRLDAAIKNLLTELADLEGVEGRARRLAERLALVLQGSLLVRFAPPEVADAFCAARLGGDGGAAFGTLPHSLDLASVVERARPVA from the coding sequence ATGGCTGGCAGCACCCACTCCGTGAACAACCAGGTCCCGCCGCTGGTCGGGTACGACGTCTTCTCGGCCGACCGGGCCCTCACCGCGGCGGTCGAACGGCATCTCGATCCCGGCCTGCGCGACGAGGTGCTCGGCGAGCTGTCGGCGCTCGGGCGGACCTCCGGCTCGGCCCAGGTGCAGGAATGGGGAGCGCAGGCCAACGAGAACCCGCCCCGGCTGCGCACCCACGACCGGTACGGCCACCGGATCGACGAGGTCGAGTTCCACCCGTCCTGGCACCGGCTGCTCGGCAAGGGCGTCTCGGCCGGTCTGACCGCGGCCTGGGACCGCCCGGCCGGGCATCTGCGGCGGGCCGCCGCCTTCCTGGTGTGGACACAGGTCGAGGCCGGAAACGGCTGCCCGCTGTCGATGACCCACGCGGCGGTGCCCGCCCTGCGCACCGACCCGGACCTGGCCGCCGAGTGGGAGCCGCGGCTGACGTCCATGGTCTACGACCGTGAACTGCGGCCCGCGCACCTCAAGGCCGGGGCGCTGTTCGGGATGGGCATGACGGAGAAGCAGGGCGGCAGCGACGTACGGGCCAACACGACGTCCGCGCGGCCGCTCGCCGAGGACGGGACGTACGAACTGACCGGGCACAAGTGGTTCTGCTCGGCGCCGATGTCCGACGGTTTCCTGGTGCTGGCGCAGGCGCCGGGCGGCCTCACCTGCTTCCTGGTGCCGCGGGTACTGGCGGACGGCACGCGCAACGTGTTCCTGCTGCAGCGGCTCAAGGACAAGCTCGGCAACCGGTCGAACGCCTCGGCCGAGGTCGAGTTCGACGGGACCTGGGCACGCCGGGTCGGCGAGGAGGGGCGCGGGGTGCGCACCATCATCGAGATGGTGGCGGCGACCCGGCTCGACTGTGTGCTGGGCTCGGCGGGGCTGATGCGGCAGGCGGTGGCGCAGGCGGTGCACCACTGCGATCACCGGGAGGTGTTCGGCGGGAAGCTCGTCGACAAGCCTTTGATGCGCAACGTCCTCGCGGATCTCGCCATCGAGTCGGAGGCGGCGACGACGCTGGCGCTGCGGCTCGCGGCGGCCTGCGACGACGGTGGCGAGCAGGAGCGGGCGCTGCTGCGGATCGCGGTGCCGGCGGCCAAGTACTGGGTGACCAAGCGGTGCCCGCCGGTGGCGGTGGAGGCGGCCGAGTGCCTGGGCGGCAACGGCTACGTCGAGGAGTCCGGGCTGCCCCGGCTGGTGCGCGAGTCGCCGCTCAACTCGATCTGGGAGGGCGCGGGCAACGTCCAGGCCCTCGACGTGCTGCGGGCGTTGCAGCGGGAGCCGGGGGCGTTCGACGCGTATCTACGGGAGGTCGGGCAGGCGCGCGGCGCCGATCACCGGCTCGACGCGGCCATCAAGAACCTGCTGACCGAACTCGCCGATCTGGAGGGCGTGGAGGGTCGGGCACGGCGGCTGGCGGAGCGGCTGGCGCTGGTGCTCCAGGGGTCGCTGCTCGTCCGTTTCGCGCCACCGGAGGTCGCCGACGCGTTCTGCGCGGCGCGGCTGGGCGGCGACGGGGGCGCGGCGTTCGGAACGCTCCCGCACAGTCTCGATCTGGCGTCGGTGGTGGAGCGGGCCCGGCCGGTGGCCTGA
- a CDS encoding GAF domain-containing protein, whose amino-acid sequence MDVTQLAAVDTSRAARVLSEVRSARLSGQPAPVQPRRVIEQSWERMLRSGVDPDHDFRADLLSREEVQRRRETSALRHVLPVLREGLLKFADVAHHIMVVADEEGRVLWREGSAPVLRKADGLGFELGADWREDVVGTNGLGTPAVVRRPVQVFASEHFVRSHAGWTCAGAPLTDPRDGRLLGVVDVSGPLETMHPATLAWVDSVAKLAEARLRERHAESLERLRAVAAPVLARLDGRALVVDRDGWTAAVSGMPYTRRVTLPKSLTAGRRWLPVLGLCSVEPLAGGWLLRAAADEPVPRGATRIVLDLGQARGWTVAVSQGAGSWTRELSPRHAELLYLLAVHRTGRSASDLAGDLFGDPARTVTVRAEMSRVRRYLGAFLEHRPYRFAEDAEVDVLLPDDPHDLLPHSTAPAVGRLRTRAPAP is encoded by the coding sequence ATGGACGTCACGCAGCTCGCCGCCGTGGACACCTCGCGTGCGGCCCGGGTGCTCAGCGAGGTCCGTTCCGCCCGGCTGTCCGGGCAGCCCGCGCCCGTGCAGCCGCGCCGGGTGATCGAGCAGTCCTGGGAGCGCATGCTGCGCAGCGGTGTCGACCCGGACCACGACTTCCGGGCGGATCTGCTGTCCCGCGAGGAGGTGCAGCGGCGGCGCGAGACGTCGGCGCTGCGCCATGTGCTGCCGGTGCTGCGGGAGGGGCTGCTGAAGTTCGCGGACGTCGCCCACCACATCATGGTGGTCGCCGACGAGGAGGGCCGGGTGCTGTGGCGCGAGGGCAGCGCGCCGGTGCTGCGCAAGGCCGACGGGCTCGGCTTCGAACTCGGCGCGGACTGGCGTGAGGACGTCGTCGGCACGAACGGTCTGGGCACCCCGGCGGTGGTGCGCCGGCCCGTACAGGTCTTCGCCTCCGAGCACTTCGTGCGCTCCCACGCCGGCTGGACGTGCGCCGGCGCTCCGCTGACGGATCCGCGGGACGGCCGGCTGCTCGGCGTGGTGGACGTGAGCGGGCCGCTGGAGACGATGCATCCGGCCACACTCGCCTGGGTCGACTCGGTGGCCAAACTCGCCGAGGCCCGGCTGCGGGAGAGGCACGCGGAGTCGCTGGAGCGGCTGCGGGCGGTGGCGGCTCCGGTGCTGGCCCGGCTCGACGGGCGGGCCCTGGTCGTCGACCGCGACGGCTGGACCGCCGCGGTCAGCGGGATGCCGTACACGCGGCGCGTGACCCTGCCCAAGTCCCTGACGGCGGGCCGGAGGTGGCTGCCGGTGCTCGGGCTGTGCTCGGTGGAGCCGCTGGCCGGGGGCTGGCTGCTGCGGGCGGCCGCCGACGAGCCGGTGCCGCGCGGGGCGACCCGCATCGTGCTGGACCTCGGACAGGCCCGCGGATGGACGGTGGCGGTCTCCCAGGGCGCGGGCTCCTGGACACGCGAACTGAGTCCCCGGCACGCCGAGTTGCTGTATCTCCTCGCCGTCCACCGCACCGGCCGCAGCGCCTCGGACCTGGCCGGCGACCTGTTCGGCGACCCGGCCCGCACGGTGACCGTACGCGCCGAGATGTCGCGGGTACGGCGCTATCTCGGCGCGTTCCTGGAACACCGGCCGTACCGCTTCGCCGAGGACGCCGAGGTCGACGTGCTCCTCCCGGACGACCCGCACGACCTGCTGCCGCACTCGACCGCACCGGCGGTGGGACGGCTGCGCACCCGCGCACCGGCCCCCTGA
- a CDS encoding nitrite/sulfite reductase, with protein MAATPQKPAAATPRRKVSRHRGEGQWAAGHHTPLNGNEQFKKDDDGLNVRTRIETIYSKRGFDSIDPNDLRGRMRWWGLYTQRRPGIDGGKTAVLEPEELDDEYFMLRVRIDGGRLTTRQLRVIGEISQEFARGTADITDRQNVQYHWIRIEDVPEIWNRLEAVGLSTTEACGDTPRVVIGSPVAGIAEDEIIDGSSAIDEIHRRYIGSKEFSNLPRKFKTAISGSPLLDVAHEINDVAFVGVHHPEHGPGFDLWVGGGLSTNPKIGVRLGAWVPLAEVPDVWAGVIGIFRDYGYRRLRTRARLKFLVADWGAEKFRQVLEDEYLGRELVDGPAPEQPVQQWRDHIGVHRQKDGRFYVGFAPRVGRVDGATLTKIADLAEAHGSGRVRTTVEQKMIVLDVEEDKVESLVEGLEALDLTARPSSFRRGTMACTGIEFCKLAIVETKQRGSQLIDELERRLPDFGEPITINLNGCPNACARIQVADIGLKGQLVVNDKGEQVEGYQVHLGGALGLEAGFGRKVRGLKVTSEELPDYVERVLKRFQAEREDGERFATWAARASEEALS; from the coding sequence ATGGCCGCCACCCCGCAGAAGCCTGCCGCCGCGACTCCCCGCCGCAAGGTGAGCCGTCACCGCGGTGAGGGTCAGTGGGCCGCGGGGCACCACACCCCGCTCAACGGCAACGAGCAGTTCAAGAAGGACGACGACGGTCTCAATGTGCGGACACGCATTGAGACGATCTACTCCAAGCGGGGCTTCGACTCGATCGACCCGAACGACCTGCGGGGCCGGATGCGCTGGTGGGGCCTGTACACCCAGCGCCGTCCCGGGATCGACGGCGGCAAGACGGCGGTCCTGGAGCCGGAGGAGCTGGACGACGAGTACTTCATGCTGCGCGTCCGCATCGACGGCGGCCGTCTCACCACGCGGCAGCTGCGGGTGATCGGCGAGATCTCGCAGGAGTTCGCCCGCGGCACCGCCGACATCACGGACCGGCAGAACGTCCAGTACCACTGGATCCGGATCGAGGACGTGCCCGAGATCTGGAACCGGCTGGAGGCGGTCGGTCTGTCCACCACCGAGGCCTGCGGTGACACGCCCCGCGTGGTCATCGGCTCGCCGGTCGCGGGAATCGCCGAGGACGAGATCATCGACGGCAGCTCCGCCATCGACGAGATCCACCGTCGGTACATCGGCAGCAAGGAGTTCTCCAACCTGCCGCGCAAGTTCAAGACGGCGATCTCCGGATCGCCGCTGCTCGACGTGGCGCACGAGATCAACGATGTCGCGTTCGTCGGTGTGCACCACCCCGAACACGGCCCGGGCTTCGACCTGTGGGTCGGCGGCGGTCTGTCCACCAACCCGAAGATCGGCGTCCGGCTCGGCGCCTGGGTGCCGCTGGCGGAGGTCCCGGACGTCTGGGCGGGCGTGATCGGCATCTTCCGCGACTACGGCTACCGGCGCCTGCGTACCCGCGCCCGGCTGAAGTTCCTCGTCGCCGACTGGGGCGCGGAGAAGTTCCGGCAGGTCCTGGAGGACGAGTACCTGGGGCGCGAGCTGGTCGACGGCCCGGCTCCCGAGCAGCCGGTCCAGCAGTGGCGCGATCACATCGGCGTGCACCGGCAGAAGGACGGCCGCTTCTACGTCGGCTTCGCCCCGCGCGTGGGACGCGTCGACGGCGCGACGCTCACGAAGATCGCCGACCTCGCTGAGGCCCACGGTTCGGGCCGGGTGCGTACCACCGTCGAGCAGAAGATGATCGTCCTCGATGTCGAGGAGGACAAGGTCGAGTCGCTCGTCGAGGGCCTGGAGGCGCTCGACCTGACCGCCCGGCCGTCCTCGTTCCGGCGCGGCACCATGGCCTGCACCGGCATCGAGTTCTGCAAGCTCGCCATCGTCGAGACCAAGCAGCGCGGCTCGCAGCTCATCGACGAGCTGGAGCGCCGTCTGCCGGACTTCGGCGAGCCGATCACCATCAACCTCAACGGCTGCCCGAACGCCTGCGCCCGTATCCAGGTGGCGGACATCGGTCTCAAGGGCCAGCTGGTCGTCAACGACAAGGGCGAGCAGGTCGAGGGCTACCAGGTGCACCTGGGCGGCGCGCTCGGCCTGGAGGCGGGCTTCGGCCGCAAGGTGCGCGGCCTGAAGGTCACCTCCGAAGAGCTGCCCGACTACGTCGAGCGCGTCCTGAA
- a CDS encoding GNAT family N-acetyltransferase, with the protein MTTIAVTTWSLEQTAPTDLLPAAAPDGDVRIVRSEVPSPEFSRFLYASVGGDIRWTDRLSWSYARWLEHLERPGVETWVAYDRGTPAGYVELEAQDDAVVEILYFGLLPAFRGRRIGGHLLSHGTARAWDLAGRWAGLTPTKRVWLHTCSKDGERAMDNYQRRGFKLFDTKVEEEPDVAAPGPWPGAFPV; encoded by the coding sequence ATGACCACCATCGCCGTGACCACCTGGTCCCTGGAGCAGACCGCCCCGACCGACCTGCTGCCGGCCGCCGCGCCGGACGGGGACGTCCGGATCGTCCGCTCCGAGGTGCCCTCACCCGAGTTCAGCCGGTTCCTGTACGCCTCGGTCGGCGGCGACATCCGCTGGACGGACCGGCTGAGCTGGTCGTACGCGCGGTGGCTTGAGCACCTGGAGCGGCCCGGCGTGGAGACGTGGGTGGCATACGACCGGGGCACGCCCGCGGGGTACGTGGAGTTGGAGGCGCAGGACGACGCGGTCGTGGAGATCCTCTACTTCGGCCTGCTCCCCGCTTTCCGCGGCCGGCGCATCGGCGGGCACCTGCTGTCGCACGGCACGGCCCGCGCCTGGGACCTCGCGGGCCGCTGGGCGGGACTGACCCCGACGAAGCGGGTCTGGCTGCACACCTGCAGCAAGGACGGCGAGCGCGCGATGGACAACTACCAGCGCCGCGGCTTCAAGCTGTTCGACACCAAGGTCGAGGAGGAACCGGACGTCGCCGCTCCGGGGCCGTGGCCTGGAGCGTTCCCCGTCTGA
- a CDS encoding DUF6597 domain-containing transcriptional factor, translating into MYVERASRLAGAVVWRNAPERDGTGRVLPDGCMDLLWHEGRLMVAGPDTRAYVTDGATGTWAGIRFYPGTAPALLGVPAHELRDRRVELADLWPVSEVRRLAARVNAAPDPASGLEDLALRQAAGADPPDPLLRHVVTALDAGRPVAAIADELGLGPRQLLRRSLTAFGYGPKTLARILRLRRALALARDGVPFADTAARAGYADQAHLARDVKELAGLPLGELLARRG; encoded by the coding sequence GTGTACGTGGAGCGGGCGTCACGGCTGGCGGGAGCGGTCGTGTGGAGAAATGCCCCGGAGCGGGACGGGACGGGGCGTGTGCTGCCCGACGGGTGCATGGACCTCCTGTGGCACGAGGGGCGACTGATGGTCGCCGGACCCGATACCCGCGCGTATGTCACGGACGGCGCCACCGGCACCTGGGCCGGCATCCGCTTCTATCCGGGCACGGCCCCGGCCCTGCTGGGTGTACCGGCGCACGAGCTGCGCGACCGTCGCGTCGAGCTCGCGGATCTGTGGCCCGTCTCGGAGGTACGGCGACTGGCAGCGCGTGTGAACGCGGCCCCCGACCCGGCGAGCGGACTCGAGGACCTCGCCCTGCGGCAGGCGGCCGGTGCCGATCCGCCGGATCCGTTGCTGCGGCATGTCGTCACCGCCCTCGACGCGGGCCGGCCCGTCGCCGCGATCGCCGATGAACTGGGCCTGGGGCCACGACAGTTGCTCCGCCGTTCGCTCACCGCGTTCGGCTACGGCCCCAAGACCCTGGCCCGGATCCTGCGGCTGCGCCGCGCCCTCGCGCTGGCCCGGGACGGTGTCCCCTTCGCGGACACGGCCGCCCGGGCCGGTTACGCCGACCAGGCCCATCTGGCGCGGGACGTCAAGGAGTTGGCGGGGCTCCCCCTGGGGGAGCTACTCGCCCGCCGCGGCTAG